The Hydractinia symbiolongicarpus strain clone_291-10 chromosome 2, HSymV2.1, whole genome shotgun sequence genomic sequence AAGAAAATGCTAAATTTGGATCTCCCCGTACATTCTCAGCAACGCCGTCATTCTATGAATGATATACCGATGATCGAAGTCAAACCACCGTCACCAGGGACACCACCGACACGACGTCCGTCATATATTGCAGATAAcctaaataaagttttaaacgaaACTCTTGAAATTTGTAGAATAAAGATTCGTCGCTGCTCTGCGCCATCAATGCAATCATTTCTCGACGTCGAAAAGCCGACGGATAAACCACGTCGAGTGTCGATGCCGTGTATTTCAGCTGAACATTTGCTACAAGTTCCAAAACCGAGTAAAAATAAACGAAGACAACGTCGTCATAGTTTACCATCTGTAGCACTTTCGTCACAAAGTGACGACGCATTAAAGCCGCCTGGGAGACGAAATAAGCGGCATAGCGTGACGAACTTTTCGTCGGGTCAAGATCTATATTCTGCATACAGAAGCCAAACAAATATTCCATTTAAAGTTCATGAAATTTATATCTCTGGCAATCATAATAGCTTGGTACActtagaaaaaaacataaataatgaCGTAATTAATAACGATGACGTCATAGTAAACATGGCAGCTAGTATTGAATCAAAACAAAGCGGTTCACGCGAgatcaaaaaagatttttcagtTCATACATCGTATGACGTCAATTATCATGTACCGGTAACACAGGATGGAGAGAGACAATTAAAAACCGAGTCAGCTGATTATTCAAATAGCTTTTTATTACACGAGAGTgaaaagcaattaaaaaataataagggCTTGGAAAATTCATTGATTAACGAGACGCAAAGCTGTAAAACTTTTAACACAATTAATTCGCAGGACGCGCTTGAAAATCAACTTAATTTACAAGACAACGGTGATTCGAATATCACGGAAGACTTCAAAAAGTTGAGAAGTGGATTTATTGAACAAACATTTATACGAGAAGTTACGCCTTATCGTCACATATCAAGCTGTGAAAGTTTTAATAACAATACAATCAAATTACAAGATTTGAATAATCgagataaaaacaacaatagtAGTTGTCTCGATTATACAGACTTGAAGAATAAAGGCGGTTGTATCGAAACAAACGGTTTTTGTGGTGTAGCTAAGAATACTTCACTTGGCTCGCAACAATTAATTGAACGTTGTGAAGATTTCGAAACACGAGAACTACTTAATGAGCATAAAGAGTTACACGCACAGAAAGAACGCAACGTGCAACAGAAGCTAGAAGagaaaaagaatattaaaagtTTTTCAAGTAAAATGAAGTTCGACGTGAAAACAGAATCTCTTATCGACTTTAACGTAACAGAAGAAATGATCGATATAAAGAAATTTCAGGATCGAGAAAAATTAGTGCTCGATTTGAGTGTGAACGACGAGTTGTTCCACACGACAACGACAGCTGATGTTGATGTCACTTTAACCGATGACGTCGTTAATAATAGAGAAAATGCGATATCGTCGGAAAATACCGGAAATTGGTTAATTGACGCCAACAGCAAAACAGATTCCAAAGTTACTAAATATAATGAGAGATCttctaacaaaaacaaaattgaatCCTTGTCTGCTACTAGCTCCCCGACTAAAAGTCATTTACCGGAACCACTAGAAAAGGCTAGCAGCATGTCTCATTTAGACAACTTTGTACGAACATCGAAACATTTACTTCAGCGGGGACAGCGAGCAATTTCATTACATGAAGATTCTATAAAACACTCAGATATGTTTAATTCATTAGGTTCCACCCGTCAACCCGGTAGTCATGGCAACCTTGAAGAAAAAACGTCAGGCTCTTTAGATGAATTAGAGACAAACCAGAAATTACGACCAGTTCGAATGAACAAAGAATTTGCGAACGCTATGTTTCGCAAAGCAGTCAGTTTGTGCGAACTACAAAACATGAAACTGAAAGAAAACATGGCAAAGattgaaaaaagatttatttcgaCTGAAGTTATCAGCAAAGACGTCGAAGAAGACACGGATGAGTGGTTTCCACGTCTGTCGTACAAAGATTGCTCGTCTTGTACGTCATGTCGGTCAAGATCGTCGTCATATCATTCGCTGCTTTACGATGAAGACACGGCAACgaattatcaaatttatcagccGACGGTATGTGACGTTGATGATAACACGAAAATCACGTCAAAAAATAACGACGAAACGGTTTCTCCGACCGATAAAATGGCGGCCTTTAAGTCGAAAAAGGACATGTTTGTGAAGCAAAGCCACACAGCTTTGGGGAGTTTTAAAGAGAAACTTCGGAGAACAAAATCCAAAACATAACATGCGAGAAGTTTTTagttttatctatttatttacttgttaagtttttaaatccttttaaaatatagatttttatttatttatttatttatgcttGTTTGAAGTAACCGCTAGAATCTTCATTTCTATTCCCACTGTCCATAGGTGTTGGTACTTGTCTATTGATAACATATGTATATAGCTCAGCGAGAAGGAATAACTGACGTGAGAAAACAACCCAACGATTGTTTATCTGTAGAGATATGACGCAGTAATGTCACACAGCTGGTTCACTAGGTCTCCAGTTATTATTTATAGTTTAATGTCTGAGTTACTGTTTATCctgaaaagaattaaaaaaagttattttcatttCATATAGCGCTGAAAAGCTAAAATTGTGCATACAAACAGGGCATAGGTTCCCAAAATTAAGAAACAGaaattgtgtattttttaaaaagcatgcGGTAAGCACATTTTGCTAAACATGCTGGCCAACCCACATCTTGTTTGCGGTTCGTAATTAGTGACAACTAACAGCTAAGCTGTTTCTCTTTTAACGGCGTACTAATCGTTGCACGGTCGTGCGTTCAATCGGCACAATGTCCACTGGAAACAGGCTATATAATAATACCATAAGTGtgtttgtctgtgtgtctgtgacaggcaaagtggatgtcttcattttcctttcatgtcgccgaaaaacttatgtctaatatgttaaactttttgacgttacggcgccacgtcaataacactactttaacgtcaatatcctatattaaattaatgaagccattacagtgcacctaaaattttgaggctaaataacttggaaacgaggtggtgacgtcaatgatttttcaccgcgtaggtaactagggactacctgggatcaatttgggtaagttttccaaaccttggtcaccaaatccgtttcggaatggacgggttaatgacgtcataaaaacttttaaaccctaatatctctgcacccgtttgtcaaaagtacacgatcctatacattttcttgaccagcgtttcaagatctatacgatgaaggcaacaggcacacacatttctgaaaaaaaaattttgtgttctgacatttctctgctgatgtcatcaaaatttaaatgacggttgtttttctctattatcctgcctaagtggatttttccacgggccttatcgactagtctatataataatacgccagttctgtgtgtgacttttgcaaagtggataaaatttctttgaaaaagtctataaaacctcgcctataaatttgttctgtaaattagcaaactttgacgttagagtaatattgacgtcaaaggaaagtatattgagattagtgaagccattgcattgcacttataaatttaaggctaaataacttggaaacaggtggaaataactgacgtcatctcctgcgttggtaactagggactacctgggattaatttgggtaattttcccaatcccgggtccccaaatccgtttcggaatggacggtttgatgacgtcatctaaaaatctgcaaccgtttgtcaaaagtacataatcctatacattttcttgatcagcgtttcaagatctatacgatgaaggcaacaggtatacaaatttcgaaagaaaatttttttgttgtgcattaagctctacacaatagagccaacgtaaaaacaaagttctaattttttttgcagatgggttgctgacgtcatcaaaattcatatgacgcttatttttcaattttattctgcttcagtggatttttccacgggctttatcgacaagtctatattataatgcccgtatacgtctgtccatctgtcacgcaaaatggtaccgaaagtagcgagacgcacgctatGCGGTTTAAAAagaacgggcaaacccgtggattttccacgggccaccaaCTATTTCTTATAAATCTCTTACAAATAAAGCAGTTCCAATTCTTGATTGAACTAAAAGGGTTGAATTGTTTTCAAATcatcttttttaatttctttcacCAAAATTATTACAGTATGCTAAGTAAAGAAACGGCTATATATTTGTTTGGGTACTCGAATCTGGAAGTTCTCTTTTCTCTCATTATTATTTCCTACATAAATGTGGCCGCTGGAATTTATATCCAAAGGATTTTCTTTAGTGttatgaagaaaaaatatagTAGATTTGTGCAACAGATGGGGTTTGAAGGTGAGaaggaaacaattttcttttttcatatttttttaaacaaaatcaatgGTGATTGAATACGGCTCAATGAAGTCGTCCAACTATAGAACTTTGTGTACGTTTTTTAGTATAGAATTTTTAAGAATACACTCATTAAGCTCTTTTGCCCaggttcttctttttctttcgcCGACTCGTGAAAACGTTCAATATCACCTACCCTGGTATTTCTTACGCAGGGTTTGTCATCAATTAACTATGTCATCATCTAGTTCCCTCTCTTCAGATGATGGTAAGGGTGACCTGGCTTCATCTAGAGATAATTCTTCCTTGCGTTTTCtctttacttatttttatttttgttacgtttttgctttttcgatttcttttatatttcttatataAACAGACTGTGACTACTGTGGTTCACATGTGAACATTTGACTTCACCATTCTTGTTGAGGGTACCTTCTGTTTCTTTATTCGGATCACTAACGTCCTGAGTAGGAGTTGTGGACATCGTTGAAATCAGATaaggtagaaaataaaataccgATGCAAAAATTTCAGATTACGAAATCACTTAAATCTTGCTGAATTTCCATTCGTCTGACGACGAGATTGACAGTGGTGGACGTGGTAGACGTAGCGTGGTGGTAGACGTACCGACGATGAGATTGACAGTGGTGGACGTACCGACGAACAGATTGGCAGTGGTAGACGTAACGTGAACTAGCTTTGTTTACGGTACTACGGTATTGATATCCAGTTGGATTTAATGGTTAGGTTGAGAACTCAGTTTTATATTGActgagatttttaaaatcaaaactttgTACATTACTAAttaaacataacaaaaacaaaatttttgattcTTATATGAAAGATTTTAAAAGACTCAACAAAATGTCGACGTCATTTACTACTTTTTGTTAAAGAAATGTAACACATTTTGTGAATAGTTATTAACAGTAACGTTAAAAATAgctagaaatatatataaatatagctACATTAGCCAAAAAATTGACTGACAATCGCTCTCTCAATCCAATTTATATCTGTGTTTATATTCTATTCATTGTCTCTTTAACTACccaaatatataaatagctaCCAATCTGTGTTTATATTCCTTTCATTGTCTCTTTAACTACccaaatatataaatagctaCCAATCTGTGTTTATATTCCATTCATTGTCTCTTTAACTACccaaatatataaatagctaCCAATCTGTGTTTATATTCCTTTCATTGTCTCTTTCACTACccaaatatataaatagctaCCAATCTGTGTTTATATTCCATTCATTGTCTCTTTCACTACccaaatatataaatagctaCCAATCTGTGTTTATATTCCATTCATTGTCTCTTTCACTACccaaatatataaatagctaCCAATCTGTGTTTATATTCCATTCATTGTCTCTTTCACTACccaaatatataaatagctaCCAATCTGTGTTTATATTCCTTTCATTGTCTCTTTCACTACccaaatatataaatagctaCCAATCTGTGTTTATATTCCATTCATTGTCTCTTTAACTACccaaatatataaatagctaCCAATCTGTGTTTATATTCCTTTCTTGTCTCTTTAACTACccaaatatataaatagctaCCAATCTGTGTTTATATTCCATTCATTGTCTCTTTCACTACccaaatatataaatagctaCCAATCTGTGTTTATATTCCATTCATTGTCTCTTTAACTACccaaatatataaatagctaCCAATCTGTGTTTATATTCCTTTCATTGTCTCTTTCACTACccaaatatataaatagctaCCAATCTGTGTTTATATTCCATTCATTGTCTCTTTCACTACccaaatatataaatagctaCCAATCTGTGTTTATATTCCATTCATTGTCTCTTTCACTACccaaatatataaatagctaCCAATCTGTGTTTATATTCCATTCATTGTCTCTTTCACTACccaaatatataaatagctaCCAATCTGTGTTTATATTCCTTTCATTGTCTCTTTCACTACccaaatatataaatagctaCCAATCTGTGTTTATATTCCATTCATTGTCTCTTTAACTACccaaatatataaatagctaCCAATCTGTGTTTATATTCCTTTCTTGTCTCTTTAACTACccaaatatataaatagctaCCAATCTGTGTTTATATTCCATTCATTGTCTCTTTCACTACccaaatatataaatagctaCCAATCTGTGTTTATATTCCTTTCTTGTCTCTTTCACTATCCAAAAATATAAATAGCTACCAATCTGTGTTTATATTCCATTCATTGTCTCTTTCACTACccaaatatataaatagctaCCAATCTGTGTTTATATTCC encodes the following:
- the LOC130629839 gene encoding uncharacterized protein LOC130629839, whose product is MLSFKESPFMRRPSLPSSDATFILNGLENLIPNLNTIIKKMLNLDLPVHSQQRRHSMNDIPMIEVKPPSPGTPPTRRPSYIADNLNKVLNETLEICRIKIRRCSAPSMQSFLDVEKPTDKPRRVSMPCISAEHLLQVPKPSKNKRRQRRHSLPSVALSSQSDDALKPPGRRNKRHSVTNFSSGQDLYSAYRSQTNIPFKVHEIYISGNHNSLVHLEKNINNDVINNDDVIVNMAASIESKQSGSREIKKDFSVHTSYDVNYHVPVTQDGERQLKTESADYSNSFLLHESEKQLKNNKGLENSLINETQSCKTFNTINSQDALENQLNLQDNGDSNITEDFKKLRSGFIEQTFIREVTPYRHISSCESFNNNTIKLQDLNNRDKNNNSSCLDYTDLKNKGGCIETNGFCGVAKNTSLGSQQLIERCEDFETRELLNEHKELHAQKERNVQQKLEEKKNIKSFSSKMKFDVKTESLIDFNVTEEMIDIKKFQDREKLVLDLSVNDELFHTTTTADVDVTLTDDVVNNRENAISSENTGNWLIDANSKTDSKVTKYNERSSNKNKIESLSATSSPTKSHLPEPLEKASSMSHLDNFVRTSKHLLQRGQRAISLHEDSIKHSDMFNSLGSTRQPGSHGNLEEKTSGSLDELETNQKLRPVRMNKEFANAMFRKAVSLCELQNMKLKENMAKIEKRFISTEVISKDVEEDTDEWFPRLSYKDCSSCTSCRSRSSSYHSLLYDEDTATNYQIYQPTVCDVDDNTKITSKNNDETVSPTDKMAAFKSKKDMFVKQSHTALGSFKEKLRRTKSKT